One genomic region from Ptychodera flava strain L36383 chromosome 5, AS_Pfla_20210202, whole genome shotgun sequence encodes:
- the LOC139133400 gene encoding ADP/ATP translocase 3-like, with the protein MAKKFDVVSFCKDLIAGGTAAAISKTAVAPIERVKLLLQVQAASTQISVDKQYKGIVDCFKRVVKEQGTLSLWRGNLANVIRYFPTQALNFAFKDKYKKMFLSGVDKKAHFWRFFFGNLASGGAAGATSLCFVYPLDFARTRLAADIGKGAADRQFKGLGDCLVKTVKSDGMKGLYRGFGVSVQGIIIYRASYFGCYDTAKAMLPTGFQRNIFVSWMVAQTVTVASGVVSYPFDTVRRRLMMQSGRKDVLYKGTIDCWKKIFQNEGPGAFFKGAFSNILRGTGGALVLVLYDEIKRLI; encoded by the exons ATGGCGAAGAAATTCGATGTCGTAAGCTTTTGCAAAGATCTGATCGCTGGTGGCACAGCAGCAGCAATATCGAAGACTGCTGTTGCCCCGATAGAGAGAGTCAAATTACTCTTGCAG GTACAAGCTGCATCCACCCAGATTTCAGTGGACAAGCAGTACAAGGGAATCGTCGATTGCTTCAAACGTGTTGTCAAGGAGCAAGGTACTTTATCCCTATGGCGTGGTAACCTAGCCAATGTCATCCGGTACTTTCCGACCCAGGCTCTGAACTTTGCCTTCAAGGATAAGTACAAGAAGATGTTCTTGTCTGGTGTTGATAAGAAGGCCCATTTCTGGCGTTTCTTCTTTGGCAATCTGGCATCTGGAGGTGCCGCAGGAGCAACATCCCTCTGCTTTGTCTATCCGTTGGATTTTGCCCGTACTCGCCTTGCTGCTGATATTGGCAAAGGGGCTGCTGATCGCCAGTTTAAGGGCCTAGGTGACTGTCTCGTCAAGACAGTAAAATCTGATGGTATGAAGGGATTGTACCGTGGGTTTGGAGTATCTGTACAG GGCATCATCATCTACCGTGCCTCATACTTTGGTTGCTATGACACCGCCAAGGCCATGCTACCAACGGGTTTCCAGAGGAACATCTTTGTGTCCTGGATGGTGGCGCAGACTGTGACTGTAGCGTCTGGAGTGGTGTCTTATCCATTTGACACCGTACGTCGTCGTCTGATGATGCAGAGTGGCCGCAAAGACGTACTGTACAAAGGCACCATTGACTGCTGGAAAAAGATCTTCCAGAATGAGGGACCTGGTGCGTTCTTCAAAGGCGCATTTTCCAACATCCTCCGTGGCACTGGCGGCGCTTTAGTCCTGGTGCTCTACGATGAAATCAAGCGTCTTATCTAG